The Thermodesulfobacteriota bacterium region CACAGACACAGACAGAAAAGGACGACGCCCAGGCCGCAGAGGCCGGACCAGGTGAGCTCGAAGCGGATCCGCGGGCGCTTGCCAGGCTTCTTGGCGGCCATGGCGGCGGGGATGAGCCGGCCCCTACATGCTGGTGGGCGCGGTGACGCCGATGAGCCGCAGGCCGTTGCCGATCACGGTGCGCAAGGCCGCGGCCAGGGCCAATCGGGCCTGGGTGAGAGCCGCGTCTTCCGAGATGACCCGGTGCTTGTTGTAGTAGCTGTGGAAGCGACCCACCAGGTCGAGGAGGAAGAAGACCAGCCGGTGGGGCTCCAGCT contains the following coding sequences:
- a CDS encoding DALR anticodon-binding domain-containing protein; its protein translation is QENPVYYVQYAHARLASIDRQARERGIPPLPLAEVPIGLLAEPEELELLRLLAGFPRLVASAAVELEPHRLVFFLLDLVGRFHSYYNKHRVISEDAALTQARLALAAALRTVIGNGLRLIGVTAPTSM